One genomic window of candidate division KSB1 bacterium includes the following:
- the mdh gene encoding malate dehydrogenase, with amino-acid sequence MKVTVIGAGHVGATVSQRVADKDIAEEVVIVDILDGIPQGKGLDMWESAPIEVFDTRIVGTNGYEETVNSDVVVITAGIARKPGMSRDDLVNTNTDIVKSVTKSVVEKSPNSIIIVVSNPLDVMTYVAYKVSGFSHNKVMGMAGILDTARYRSFLAMELNVSVRDIQAMVLGGHGDSMVPLPDYTTIAGIPLKHFLSEDKINQIIERTRKGGGEIVSLLKSGSAYYAPGSAAAEMVEAIAKNNHRVLPCAAWLTGQYGISDTFVGVPVKLGASGIEEILEIPLSDGDITALRNSADEVKANIQNLPL; translated from the coding sequence ATGAAAGTTACAGTTATTGGTGCAGGGCATGTTGGTGCTACTGTTTCCCAAAGAGTGGCTGATAAAGATATCGCTGAGGAAGTTGTTATAGTTGATATTTTGGACGGTATCCCTCAAGGAAAAGGTCTTGATATGTGGGAATCAGCTCCGATTGAGGTATTTGACACACGTATCGTGGGTACAAATGGTTATGAGGAAACAGTGAATTCCGATGTTGTTGTTATTACTGCCGGGATTGCTAGAAAGCCGGGGATGAGCCGTGATGATTTGGTAAATACTAATACCGATATCGTAAAGTCTGTAACAAAAAGCGTTGTTGAAAAATCGCCTAATTCCATTATAATCGTCGTTTCAAACCCACTTGATGTAATGACTTATGTTGCTTATAAGGTGAGTGGATTTTCTCACAACAAGGTAATGGGAATGGCTGGAATTCTGGACACTGCGCGATACCGGTCATTTCTTGCCATGGAATTAAATGTATCAGTGAGAGATATTCAAGCTATGGTGCTGGGTGGGCATGGAGATAGTATGGTTCCACTTCCTGATTATACAACCATAGCTGGAATTCCCTTAAAGCATTTTTTGTCTGAGGATAAGATCAATCAAATTATCGAACGGACTCGAAAAGGCGGTGGCGAAATTGTATCGTTACTAAAAAGTGGTAGTGCGTATTATGCTCCTGGTTCTGCTGCAGCAGAAATGGTGGAGGCAATCGCTAAAAACAATCATAGAGTATTGCCTTGTGCAGCCTGGTTGACCGGGCAATATGGAATTTCCGATACATTCGTAGGCGTTCCTGTGAAACTGGGAGCCAGTGGTATTGAAGAAATATTGGAAATTCCTTTGTCTGATGGCGATATCACTGCGCTCCGAAATTCTGCTGATGAAGTAAAAGCGAATATCCAAAATCTTCCTTTATAA
- the rpmA gene encoding 50S ribosomal protein L27 has product MAHKKGGGSTRNGRDSQSKRLGVKVYGGQKITAGGIIIRQRGTKIHPGLNVGKGNDDTLFAKEDGVIEFRQIGRSRKVVNVITA; this is encoded by the coding sequence ATGGCTCATAAAAAAGGTGGTGGCAGTACAAGAAACGGCCGGGATAGTCAATCTAAGCGGTTAGGAGTAAAGGTATATGGCGGTCAAAAAATAACAGCTGGAGGTATTATTATTCGGCAACGGGGAACAAAAATTCACCCGGGATTAAATGTAGGAAAGGGGAATGATGATACTCTCTTCGCCAAAGAAGACGGTGTGATAGAGTTTAGACAGATAGGACGTTCCAGAAAAGTTGTAAATGTTATTACAGCTTAA
- the rplU gene encoding 50S ribosomal protein L21 produces the protein MYAIVEISGKQFKISENDVVSVPLLDEDEGKKVEFDRVLLVASDKGIKIGQPVVNGVKVKASILGHDREKKIIVFKKKRRKGYKVTRGHRQHFTKIQIDKITAVASKGENDGS, from the coding sequence ATGTATGCAATAGTAGAAATATCAGGAAAGCAGTTTAAAATTTCTGAAAATGATGTTGTTTCAGTACCATTGTTAGATGAGGATGAGGGTAAGAAAGTCGAATTTGACCGGGTATTACTTGTCGCTTCTGACAAAGGGATAAAGATTGGTCAACCAGTTGTAAACGGCGTAAAAGTAAAAGCGAGTATTTTAGGCCACGATCGCGAAAAGAAAATTATCGTTTTTAAGAAAAAACGGCGAAAAGGCTATAAGGTCACAAGGGGACATAGACAACATTTCACAAAAATACAAATAGATAAAATTACAGCGGTTGCATCGAAGGGAGAAAATGATGGCTCATAA
- a CDS encoding Rne/Rng family ribonuclease produces MSKEIIINSSVSGARIAILERSKLVELYVELPEQERMVGSIYKGIVENVIKGMGAAFVDIGLGQNAFLRFSDIGEFFESYGPIGESGKNDNPRKNNRSEGKKREVPLITGQSILVQITKEPLGTKGARVTSEITLPGRFLVLVPHSKHVGISKKIANIREKNRLKKLAYSLRPKGFGLIVRTVAEGKAQKDLQFDLENLLRNWSKIEHQAKRENGPVILYKDMGMVSSIIRDLFTSDISHVVVDSRRLFREISKYLREVSPDLAKKVEYYKGMNPIFDEYNIEKEVEKGLSRKVWLKSGGSIVFDQTEALVAIDVNSGRHVSQKEHDETSYKINSEAAYEIARQLRLRDLGGLIIIDFIDLINTQRKKKLITLFRRELKKDRAKSNISDLSSFGLVEMTRERVRPSLINFFSETCSTCNGIGQVPSNPTVATKIEHAIRRLRDRTKERSIKLVVHPILENYLNNGMWNRLRKIMVKYFIRIQLKSDLELVYGEFKILSKKTDEELTNDIKT; encoded by the coding sequence ATGAGTAAAGAAATTATTATCAATTCGTCTGTCTCCGGAGCTAGAATAGCAATTCTGGAAAGAAGTAAGCTGGTTGAATTATATGTAGAACTACCAGAGCAAGAAAGAATGGTTGGTAGTATTTATAAAGGCATTGTTGAAAATGTTATTAAAGGTATGGGCGCTGCTTTTGTCGATATTGGTTTGGGACAAAATGCATTTTTGAGATTTTCGGACATCGGTGAATTTTTTGAAAGCTACGGTCCCATTGGTGAAAGTGGCAAAAACGATAACCCTAGGAAAAATAATAGAAGTGAAGGAAAGAAAAGAGAAGTTCCCCTGATTACTGGCCAAAGTATCCTGGTTCAAATTACAAAAGAACCTCTAGGAACAAAAGGTGCAAGAGTAACTTCAGAGATTACTTTGCCGGGTCGCTTTCTTGTTTTAGTGCCACATTCAAAACATGTTGGTATTTCGAAGAAAATTGCCAATATTAGGGAAAAAAATCGATTAAAAAAGCTTGCTTATAGCCTTCGTCCAAAGGGATTTGGTTTAATCGTTCGAACGGTCGCTGAGGGAAAAGCGCAAAAAGATCTGCAATTTGATTTAGAAAATTTATTACGAAATTGGTCTAAAATCGAGCATCAGGCGAAAAGGGAGAATGGCCCTGTTATACTATATAAAGATATGGGAATGGTTTCTTCAATTATCCGCGATCTTTTTACATCGGACATATCACATGTTGTAGTCGATTCGCGAAGATTGTTTCGTGAGATTAGTAAATACTTGCGAGAGGTATCGCCCGATCTTGCCAAGAAGGTAGAATATTATAAAGGTATGAATCCAATTTTTGATGAATACAATATTGAAAAAGAAGTGGAAAAAGGTCTTTCTCGAAAGGTATGGCTGAAAAGCGGAGGCTCCATTGTTTTTGATCAGACTGAAGCACTAGTTGCAATAGATGTTAATAGTGGCAGGCATGTAAGCCAAAAAGAACATGACGAAACATCCTATAAAATTAATTCTGAAGCAGCATATGAAATTGCCAGACAGCTTCGGTTGCGTGACCTTGGCGGTTTAATCATTATTGATTTTATTGATCTGATTAATACTCAAAGAAAGAAAAAACTAATCACTCTTTTTCGTAGGGAATTAAAAAAGGATCGAGCCAAATCTAATATCTCAGATTTATCTAGTTTCGGTTTAGTTGAAATGACCCGGGAAAGGGTGAGGCCGAGTTTAATTAATTTTTTCTCTGAAACATGTTCTACTTGTAACGGAATTGGGCAAGTTCCTTCAAATCCGACAGTTGCTACAAAAATTGAGCATGCTATTAGACGTTTGCGTGACCGAACAAAGGAGAGAAGTATAAAATTGGTTGTTCACCCAATCCTTGAAAATTATTTAAATAATGGCATGTGGAATCGACTACGAAAAATTATGGTAAAATATTTTATTAGAATTCAGCTGAAGTCAGATTTGGAATTGGTCTACGGTGAGTTTAAAATCCTTTCAAAAAAAACTGATGAGGAGTTAACTAACGATATAAAAACTTGA